The following coding sequences lie in one Fibrobacter sp. genomic window:
- a CDS encoding portal protein produces the protein MKELTEHEDELLKFIKYQLAYMKTQRAKFEDRWREAQNYVAKSVYDWASLEAIPKAPVRYSSDPCNYMNTLTSGLLGYSISPNIAWFKLTLEDEKMLDRYGVKRWLDEVEEIMYAEFNRSNLYSEAKAIVENACTIGHGTMLEDYDYDRQKLRFNAQRMNEVYLDTDEYNEVTTLYRTYLMPLKKAADFFGLENLSEKLQEAYKEEHGRRWNDNITILFAVFKRTKYNKEIPNSLNMPYAAVYVELDEDHIIQESGYNDFPYAVFEWDNIPGTAYSESPAMAAMQDIIFLNKANKATMDIAQTSSRPPMIASEDILDIDTSPAGITYVKNGDMLEPLQTGANYPITIDILEKIKQTVKDWFNVDFFLMLQHQQRQMTATEVSELQGEKAAVLSNLIVSFNKTLTQIVQRSFNLLWDEGKIPAPPENMAESNSALKVEFMGPLAQAQKRYHQAGGINVALQYLAPMAQLFPESLDLIDQDETMKKLLIGNGMPQSAIREDKDVEAIRQARAEQNAAMQQQAVAMEMQKNILNNAGQLNQPEVGNSIMNNLNEQLAGSMSQ, from the coding sequence ATGAAAGAGTTGACAGAACATGAAGACGAACTGTTGAAGTTTATCAAATATCAGTTAGCCTACATGAAAACCCAGAGAGCCAAGTTTGAAGATAGATGGCGGGAAGCACAGAACTACGTAGCCAAAAGCGTATACGACTGGGCTTCCCTTGAAGCCATTCCTAAAGCACCGGTCCGCTACAGTTCAGATCCGTGTAATTACATGAACACGTTGACTTCCGGCTTACTGGGATATTCTATTTCCCCCAATATCGCATGGTTTAAGCTGACCCTTGAAGATGAAAAAATGTTGGACCGCTATGGCGTTAAACGGTGGCTTGATGAAGTTGAAGAAATCATGTACGCAGAGTTCAACCGGTCCAACCTGTACTCAGAAGCAAAAGCAATCGTAGAAAATGCGTGTACAATCGGACACGGAACCATGCTTGAAGATTACGACTATGACCGGCAGAAACTGCGCTTCAATGCTCAGCGCATGAATGAAGTGTACCTTGATACTGATGAGTACAACGAAGTAACCACACTGTACCGTACCTACCTGATGCCGTTGAAAAAGGCAGCTGACTTCTTTGGACTTGAAAACCTTTCAGAAAAATTGCAGGAAGCATACAAGGAAGAACACGGACGCAGATGGAATGATAATATCACAATTCTTTTTGCCGTATTCAAACGCACCAAGTATAACAAGGAAATCCCTAACAGTCTGAATATGCCATACGCTGCAGTGTACGTGGAACTGGATGAAGACCATATCATTCAGGAGAGCGGATACAATGACTTCCCCTATGCAGTATTTGAATGGGATAACATCCCTGGTACTGCGTACTCAGAGTCACCGGCAATGGCAGCAATGCAGGATATTATCTTTCTGAACAAAGCCAATAAGGCAACGATGGATATTGCGCAGACATCATCAAGACCGCCAATGATAGCTTCTGAAGACATTCTGGACATTGATACCAGTCCGGCCGGCATTACCTACGTAAAGAACGGTGATATGCTTGAACCGCTTCAGACTGGCGCAAACTATCCTATCACCATCGATATTCTGGAGAAAATCAAACAGACGGTTAAAGACTGGTTTAACGTTGACTTCTTTCTTATGCTTCAGCACCAACAGCGTCAGATGACCGCAACCGAAGTTTCAGAGTTACAGGGTGAAAAGGCTGCAGTACTTTCAAACCTTATTGTGTCTTTTAACAAGACGCTGACGCAGATTGTGCAGAGAAGTTTCAATCTGTTATGGGATGAAGGGAAAATCCCTGCACCACCGGAAAACATGGCTGAAAGCAATTCAGCCCTTAAAGTTGAGTTTATGGGTCCGCTTGCTCAGGCACAGAAACGTTATCACCAGGCCGGTGGTATCAACGTTGCATTGCAGTACCTTGCACCTATGGCACAGTTGTTCCCTGAATCACTGGACCTTATCGACCAGGACGAAACCATGAAGAAACTGCTTATCGGTAACGGTATGCCACAGTCAGCCATCCGCGAAGACAAGGATGTGGAAGCAATCAGACAGGCACGCGCTGAACAGAATGCAGCAATGCAGCAACAGGCTGTGGCAATGGAAATGCAGAAGAACATTCTGAACAATGCCGGCCAGTTAAATCAGCCGGAAGTTGGTAACTCTATTATGAACAATCTTAACGAGCAGCTTGCCGGGAGTATGAGCCAGTGA
- a CDS encoding terminase family protein, which yields MTNKMTEKQKEAYYSAINGVELNYDMGRVIWKPQPKQALLLACPAKDRMYGGAAGGGKSDGALGDYLKNVTKYGYAHRGICFRQEVGELEELIDRAEALYRPMGAVPKGIHTKPTFTFPNGATLKFRHLERDKDVRHYQGHQYSWICFDELGNYATDYCWTYMFSRLRSPFGVHTQALATCNPGGVGHGWIRARWAMLEPYIIHHIPLQNGGTMSRCYIPSTLDDNQILIQKDKEYENALGMLPDYLYKALRMGSWDVVAGQVFSEFDTMKHVIKPFSLEPGLWFKFAAMDWGYSKPYSIGWYAVNAHGRVIRYREMYGCEPGQRNVGTKESATQVAQRAWELSVAEGVKYMVADPAVWSKTDADDLSIAEKFASAGWEMIKGNHDRLNGIAMVHDYFKQTDEDGRPMLMVFQNCYGFIETIPLLLPDPNRPEDIDSAMEDHIYDECRYALMSEFVKTPARYINRQNRSLERQNNHRQKNWDTFTGEYGN from the coding sequence ATGACAAACAAGATGACAGAGAAGCAGAAAGAAGCGTACTACTCAGCCATCAACGGTGTAGAACTTAATTACGATATGGGACGCGTTATCTGGAAACCGCAACCGAAACAGGCGTTACTACTGGCGTGTCCCGCAAAGGACAGAATGTATGGCGGAGCTGCAGGCGGCGGTAAATCAGATGGGGCCCTGGGTGACTATCTCAAGAACGTCACTAAATACGGTTATGCCCACAGGGGAATCTGTTTCCGTCAGGAAGTTGGAGAACTTGAAGAACTTATCGACAGAGCAGAAGCACTGTACCGGCCAATGGGTGCAGTACCAAAGGGTATTCACACAAAGCCTACCTTCACATTCCCTAACGGTGCTACGCTGAAGTTCCGCCACCTTGAACGCGATAAAGACGTAAGACACTATCAGGGACACCAGTACTCATGGATATGTTTTGACGAACTGGGTAACTACGCTACGGACTATTGTTGGACTTATATGTTCAGCCGTTTACGCAGTCCTTTCGGTGTACATACGCAAGCCCTTGCAACGTGTAACCCTGGCGGTGTAGGACACGGATGGATCCGTGCACGGTGGGCAATGCTAGAGCCGTATATTATCCACCACATACCACTTCAGAACGGTGGAACAATGAGCCGGTGTTATATTCCATCTACACTTGATGACAATCAAATCCTGATACAGAAGGATAAGGAGTATGAAAACGCACTGGGTATGCTTCCGGACTATCTTTACAAAGCACTGCGTATGGGTAGTTGGGACGTAGTTGCCGGACAAGTTTTCAGTGAGTTTGACACAATGAAGCACGTTATAAAACCTTTCAGCCTTGAACCTGGTTTATGGTTTAAGTTCGCTGCAATGGACTGGGGATACAGTAAGCCCTATTCAATCGGATGGTATGCAGTAAATGCACATGGCCGTGTAATCAGGTACCGTGAAATGTATGGTTGCGAACCAGGGCAGCGGAACGTAGGTACCAAAGAGTCAGCCACACAGGTAGCACAGAGAGCATGGGAATTGTCAGTAGCAGAAGGCGTAAAGTATATGGTTGCAGACCCGGCCGTATGGAGTAAGACGGATGCTGATGACTTATCTATTGCAGAGAAGTTCGCCAGTGCCGGGTGGGAGATGATTAAAGGTAACCACGACCGGCTGAACGGTATTGCGATGGTACACGACTATTTCAAACAGACGGACGAAGACGGCAGGCCTATGCTGATGGTATTCCAGAACTGTTATGGTTTTATCGAAACCATACCACTGCTTCTGCCGGACCCGAACAGACCTGAAGACATTGATAGCGCAATGGAAGACCATATTTACGATGAATGCCGGTATGCACTTATGTCAGAGTTCGTTAAAACACCGGCAAGGTATATCAACAGACAAAACAGAAGCCTTGAACGGCAGAACAATCACAGACAGAAGAACTGGGATACTTTTACCGGAGAATACGGTAATTGA
- a CDS encoding terminase small subunit: MKKDNKREQLLTIQDLKDFKLKPRQRLFCLYYAAGDEETALNPKTSYQKAYTKKDKIPDDKYASDNGNRLLQEDEVSRCIQFILKKAQAKTDTFNSYRTLRTIEVCSNWNISDYLDDRGILKVPLSELGELAKAIEDVTPVFSEDEFMGLKVKFCKREKFLELMMKYLELIRPEDIQTDDSAIIMVNPMNSETGYEQMVSDYQSRLKAAQ, translated from the coding sequence GTGAAAAAAGATAACAAAAGGGAGCAATTATTGACTATACAGGACCTGAAGGACTTCAAACTAAAACCGCGGCAGCGGCTATTTTGTTTATATTATGCTGCCGGTGATGAAGAAACCGCGCTAAATCCAAAGACTTCATATCAAAAAGCATACACAAAGAAAGACAAAATACCTGATGACAAATACGCTTCAGATAACGGCAACAGACTGCTTCAGGAAGATGAAGTAAGCCGTTGTATCCAGTTCATTCTGAAGAAAGCACAAGCAAAAACAGACACATTTAACAGTTATCGTACACTGCGGACCATTGAAGTATGCAGTAACTGGAATATATCAGACTACCTGGATGACCGTGGGATACTGAAAGTACCGCTATCTGAACTGGGAGAACTGGCAAAGGCCATTGAAGACGTTACGCCAGTATTCAGCGAAGACGAGTTTATGGGACTGAAGGTAAAGTTTTGTAAGCGTGAAAAGTTCCTGGAACTGATGATGAAGTATCTTGAACTTATCAGACCGGAAGACATACAGACCGATGACAGTGCAATCATCATGGTTAATCCGATGAACAGTGAAACCGGCTATGAGCAGATGGTGTCAGACTACCAGTCAAGACTGAAGGCTGCGCAATGA
- a CDS encoding CHAP domain-containing protein, which translates to MELVNFVYTYLKLKVDYDHAYGAQCVDLFRQYCVDVLEIPEHTGAVEGAKDLWRNYQNLPIEKKYFIRVGPPTKAEPGYVAIWDKSPTNEYGHVAIVLADMGTQLLVIEQNGFTQKGVELKYRDKNYLLGYLERR; encoded by the coding sequence ATGGAACTGGTTAATTTTGTTTATACATACCTTAAATTAAAAGTAGACTACGACCACGCGTACGGTGCACAGTGCGTGGATCTGTTCCGCCAGTACTGCGTTGACGTACTGGAAATCCCTGAGCACACCGGTGCCGTTGAAGGCGCAAAAGACCTATGGCGTAACTACCAGAACCTACCAATTGAAAAAAAATACTTCATCCGTGTAGGTCCACCCACCAAAGCAGAACCCGGATATGTGGCAATCTGGGATAAATCCCCAACTAACGAATACGGACACGTGGCAATCGTACTGGCAGATATGGGTACGCAGCTACTTGTTATTGAGCAGAATGGCTTTACGCAGAAAGGCGTGGAACTGAAGTATCGCGATAAAAACTACCTGTTAGGATACCTTGAAAGGAGATGA